A single window of Candidatus Rhabdochlamydia oedothoracis DNA harbors:
- a CDS encoding helix-turn-helix domain-containing protein: MKKLTPSQRADLEHKLKHPKDYSERNRLCVILGYDEGISTKNLAKALRISPITVQEYLREYDSENKTGSSP; encoded by the coding sequence ATGAAAAAACTGACCCCTAGCCAGAGAGCTGACTTAGAACACAAGTTAAAGCATCCAAAAGACTATTCTGAACGGAATAGGCTTTGTGTAATTTTGGGCTATGATGAGGGTATCTCAACAAAAAATCTTGCTAAAGCACTCCGGATAAGCCCTATCACTGTTCAGGAATACCTCAGAGAATATGATTCCGAAAATAAAACTGGAAGTAGCCCTTGA
- a CDS encoding tetratricopeptide repeat protein translates to MSIDPSYKTICINQASPLEFLKGKLSHIPILGNIVTRMQIKKVEKEDKLLNRALEHVKNNKYQLAEKCFLKYEKYGRKKIEHYEKARYEKVSLELGYSYLFGNSVEKNLDKAIDSFGKAGSLRSGLADKIYSWKNRGLDSQEKYFYLAEIFIDNIFSDTKPALKEKYMKEAVSYYEIAGNLGCIEAYLRLSPIYLYKMGELEKRIECLEKATELGSPIAKFILKSPLLGEIYTADLYFKKREFQQAINYYEKAAEKFHPQACMRLFEIYSQGIEGQIAVNPDLAKKYLEKYIACDKTIPYIDEDMVSSS, encoded by the coding sequence ATGTCAATTGATCCATCCTATAAAACAATCTGTATTAATCAAGCATCGCCTCTAGAATTTTTAAAAGGGAAATTATCTCATATTCCTATATTGGGAAATATCGTAACCCGAATGCAAATAAAAAAAGTGGAAAAAGAAGATAAGCTCCTAAACAGGGCCTTGGAACATGTAAAAAATAATAAATATCAATTGGCTGAGAAATGTTTCCTTAAATATGAAAAATATGGCAGAAAAAAAATTGAGCATTATGAAAAGGCAAGATATGAAAAAGTTAGTTTAGAATTGGGTTATAGCTATCTCTTTGGAAATTCCGTAGAAAAAAATCTAGATAAAGCAATTGACTCATTTGGAAAAGCTGGATCTCTACGTTCTGGCTTAGCAGATAAAATTTATTCCTGGAAAAATAGAGGGTTAGATTCTCAGGAGAAGTATTTCTACCTTGCAGAGATCTTTATAGACAATATTTTTTCAGATACAAAGCCTGCTTTAAAAGAAAAATATATGAAAGAAGCTGTTAGCTATTATGAAATTGCTGGGAACTTGGGCTGCATAGAAGCCTACTTAAGACTCAGCCCTATTTATTTGTACAAAATGGGGGAGCTAGAAAAAAGAATAGAGTGTTTGGAAAAAGCTACAGAACTTGGTTCCCCTATTGCTAAATTTATCCTTAAATCCCCTTTGTTAGGTGAAATTTATACTGCTGACCTTTATTTTAAAAAAAGAGAATTTCAACAGGCAATTAACTATTATGAAAAAGCTGCAGAAAAATTTCATCCTCAAGCCTGTATGCGCCTGTTTGAAATATACAGTCAGGGAATAGAAGGACAAATTGCAGTCAACCCAGATCTTGCAAAGAAATATTTAGAAAAATATATTGCCTGTGATAAAACAATCCCTTATATAGATGAGGATATGGTCAGTAGTTCTTAA
- a CDS encoding IS30 family transposase encodes MIFNNQTQGETLPKGYHHLTYDQRCQIYILKARGDTSSSIANILKVHHSTISRELKRNKGQRGYRHQQAQEKAFLRKNSQPNKKMTPQIVTRIEEKIKLQWSPIQISGWLKRHGKEHVSHETIYNHIWKDKRQGGQLYRELRHRGKKYNKQRKGASGRGNMPGRIDIKQRPCIVEKKTRLGDWELDTVIGAGHKGVIVSMVERTSKLTKLAKVSHKTAEEVSQALIEQLKPIKDFVHTLTADNGKEFAYHQMVSFELETDFYFATPYHSWERGLNEHTNGLVRQYFPKTQSFLDTTSKDIERVETLLNNRPRKALNFETPLEVFTRLSTNMLCSGAQ; translated from the coding sequence GTGATTTTTAACAATCAAACACAAGGAGAGACCTTGCCTAAAGGCTACCATCACCTAACCTATGACCAAAGATGTCAGATTTATATTTTAAAAGCTAGAGGAGATACATCTAGCTCAATAGCAAACATTCTAAAAGTTCATCATAGCACTATTAGTAGGGAACTTAAGAGAAATAAAGGGCAACGAGGATACCGTCATCAGCAAGCTCAAGAAAAAGCATTTCTTAGAAAAAATTCTCAGCCCAATAAAAAAATGACTCCTCAAATAGTTACCCGTATTGAAGAAAAAATCAAGTTGCAATGGAGCCCTATACAAATATCCGGATGGCTTAAAAGACATGGTAAAGAACATGTTAGTCATGAGACCATCTATAATCATATCTGGAAAGATAAACGACAGGGAGGACAGCTTTATAGAGAGCTCCGTCATCGAGGGAAAAAATATAACAAGCAGAGAAAGGGAGCTTCTGGAAGAGGGAACATGCCTGGTCGTATAGATATTAAGCAACGGCCTTGTATTGTAGAAAAAAAGACTCGTTTAGGAGACTGGGAACTAGATACAGTCATAGGGGCAGGACATAAAGGCGTAATTGTATCAATGGTAGAAAGAACTTCCAAGCTAACTAAGCTCGCCAAAGTTTCTCATAAAACTGCAGAGGAAGTAAGTCAAGCGTTAATTGAACAACTTAAACCTATCAAAGATTTTGTACACACATTAACAGCAGACAACGGAAAAGAATTTGCCTATCACCAAATGGTTAGTTTCGAGCTAGAGACAGACTTCTACTTTGCAACGCCCTACCATTCTTGGGAAAGAGGCTTAAATGAGCATACAAACGGACTAGTTAGGCAATATTTTCCTAAAACACAAAGCTTTTTAGATACGACTTCCAAGGATATAGAAAGGGTGGAAACTTTACTAAATAACAGACCTAGAAAGGCTCTCAACTTCGAAACTCCACTAGAAGTGTTTACGAGATTATCTACAAACATGCTATGCTCGGGTGCACAATAG
- the ileS gene encoding isoleucine--tRNA ligase: MFDINSQESFPEREERILAFWQKQNIFEKSVDQNRANPIFSVYDGPPFATGLPHYGHILAGTIKDVIPRYKTMQGYFVPRRFGWDCHGLPVENEIEKAKELSGASCIEKFGISQFNEECRSIVMRYTKEWEYTVMRMGRFVSFTDTWRTMDLSFMESVWWVFSQLYQRGLVYEGYKVMPFSAQLGTPLSNFEANLNYKEVDDPSLTVLFSLVDEPNTSFIVWTTTPWTLPSNLAIMVNENFEYVKIRREGQYYILAHNRLGHYFKEGEYEIITTFKGSSLVSKHYHPLFPYFASYEGFRVIAEVSVSSEEGTGLVHAAPAFGEVDFYACSKEGIEVVCPIDHNGKFTKLVPDYEGLFVKDADKEIIRRLKKEGKVLHHTQIRHRYPFCWRSDTPLIYRAVCTWFVAVEKIKDRMMDANRKIQWVPHHLKEGRFGKWLENARDWAISRNRYWGTPIPIWRSEDGEMIVLSSIEDLQQRTGIAVSDLHRHYIDSLTFIANGKEFKRIPEVFDCWFESGSMPYAQNHYPFEKKQETLDRFPADFIAEGLDQTRGWFYTLMVIATALFDQPAFKNVIVNGIILAEDGNKMSKRLKNYPEPQLVFNRYGADAVRLYLLNSPVVHAEDLRFSERGVELVLRQMLIPFWNSVVFLSTYAKIYQWDPKEVEFSAPQIDIDRWILSCLQGLIQEVTEGLDRYELHRAVDPFVKFIDQLTNWYIRRNRSRFWAEEDTIDRRLAFETLYTVLINLAKIAAPFIPFLSEAIYLYLKTYQDLQSVHLCSFPIYNPVYRDQLLEEQMSYVQTVVSMGHALRKESKLKVRQPLRSAFIVSSDLEILKQLKSQKQLIADELNVKEVIFKEDETAFVLLLVKPNFRVLGKKVGKLMSAVKTALENLSQKKLNRLLKENQYELVIENETILLSSEDITIERQVKEGLVASATGSVIVAIDIVLDEELLIEALARELVNKINTMRRDLSFAVSDRIEICLNTTEKVKRALSIHQNYVMTQVLGVKLEYNSKEEGSVWDLNGEKTFIAITRWE, from the coding sequence ATGTTTGATATCAATTCACAAGAGAGTTTCCCTGAGCGAGAAGAGCGTATTTTAGCGTTTTGGCAAAAACAGAACATTTTTGAAAAATCTGTAGATCAAAATCGTGCGAACCCCATTTTTTCTGTGTATGATGGCCCTCCCTTTGCAACAGGGCTTCCTCATTACGGACATATTTTGGCTGGAACCATTAAAGATGTAATTCCTAGATATAAAACCATGCAGGGATATTTTGTACCTCGCCGATTTGGTTGGGATTGCCATGGGCTGCCTGTAGAAAATGAGATTGAAAAGGCTAAAGAGCTATCAGGAGCCTCTTGTATTGAAAAGTTTGGGATTTCTCAATTCAATGAAGAGTGTCGCAGTATTGTTATGCGCTATACAAAAGAATGGGAATACACAGTGATGCGCATGGGACGCTTTGTAAGTTTCACAGATACTTGGCGAACCATGGATCTTAGCTTTATGGAATCTGTTTGGTGGGTTTTTTCTCAACTCTATCAAAGAGGATTGGTTTACGAAGGCTATAAAGTTATGCCTTTCTCTGCCCAATTAGGAACCCCTTTATCCAATTTTGAAGCTAATCTTAATTATAAGGAAGTAGATGACCCCTCTCTTACCGTACTGTTTTCTCTTGTAGATGAGCCAAATACCTCATTTATCGTATGGACAACGACCCCTTGGACTCTGCCATCTAATCTAGCGATTATGGTTAATGAGAATTTTGAGTATGTAAAGATTAGACGAGAAGGTCAATATTATATCTTAGCACATAATCGCTTAGGGCATTATTTTAAAGAAGGGGAGTATGAGATCATTACTACCTTTAAGGGTTCTTCTTTGGTTTCTAAGCATTATCATCCCCTGTTTCCTTATTTTGCTAGTTATGAAGGTTTTAGAGTCATTGCGGAGGTTTCTGTTAGCAGTGAAGAAGGAACAGGTCTTGTACATGCAGCTCCAGCATTTGGAGAAGTGGATTTTTATGCATGCAGCAAAGAAGGCATTGAAGTGGTGTGCCCTATTGATCATAATGGTAAATTTACCAAGTTAGTTCCTGACTATGAGGGTCTCTTTGTAAAAGACGCTGATAAGGAAATCATTCGGCGATTGAAAAAAGAGGGGAAGGTTTTACACCATACGCAAATTCGTCACCGCTATCCTTTTTGTTGGCGCTCTGATACCCCTTTAATTTATCGAGCTGTCTGCACTTGGTTTGTGGCAGTGGAAAAAATCAAAGATCGAATGATGGATGCTAATCGAAAGATTCAATGGGTTCCTCATCATCTTAAAGAAGGTCGTTTTGGTAAGTGGTTAGAAAATGCTAGAGATTGGGCGATTTCAAGAAACCGCTACTGGGGAACACCTATCCCTATTTGGCGGAGCGAAGACGGGGAGATGATTGTCTTATCCAGTATAGAAGATTTACAACAAAGAACAGGGATTGCTGTTTCTGATTTGCACAGGCATTACATTGACTCTTTAACATTTATTGCTAATGGTAAGGAATTTAAGCGTATACCAGAAGTATTTGATTGTTGGTTTGAATCGGGCTCTATGCCTTATGCGCAAAATCATTATCCTTTTGAGAAAAAACAAGAAACGCTAGATCGGTTTCCTGCAGATTTTATTGCAGAGGGATTAGATCAAACACGTGGTTGGTTTTATACTTTAATGGTGATTGCAACAGCGTTATTTGATCAACCGGCTTTTAAAAATGTTATTGTTAATGGAATTATTTTGGCAGAAGATGGCAATAAGATGTCAAAACGTCTTAAGAATTATCCAGAACCGCAATTGGTATTTAACCGTTATGGAGCTGATGCGGTGCGTTTATACTTGCTGAATAGTCCTGTTGTTCACGCAGAAGATTTACGTTTCTCAGAACGCGGAGTAGAATTAGTTCTTCGTCAGATGCTCATTCCTTTTTGGAACTCAGTGGTTTTTTTATCTACTTATGCAAAGATTTATCAATGGGATCCCAAAGAAGTAGAATTTTCTGCTCCTCAGATCGATATCGATCGTTGGATCTTGTCTTGTTTACAAGGATTAATTCAAGAGGTGACAGAGGGGTTAGATCGTTATGAACTGCATCGAGCAGTCGATCCTTTTGTAAAATTTATCGACCAATTGACCAATTGGTATATTCGTAGAAACCGATCTAGGTTCTGGGCGGAAGAAGATACAATAGATCGCAGGCTAGCCTTTGAAACATTGTATACCGTGTTGATCAATTTAGCCAAGATCGCAGCTCCGTTTATTCCTTTTTTAAGTGAGGCAATTTATCTTTATTTAAAGACCTACCAAGATCTACAATCGGTTCACCTATGCTCTTTTCCAATTTATAACCCTGTATATAGAGATCAGCTTTTAGAGGAGCAGATGTCTTATGTACAAACTGTGGTAAGCATGGGGCATGCGTTGCGTAAGGAAAGCAAATTAAAAGTTCGTCAACCTTTGCGCTCTGCCTTTATTGTGTCTTCTGATCTTGAGATTTTAAAACAGCTTAAATCGCAAAAACAGCTGATTGCCGATGAGCTCAATGTAAAAGAAGTGATCTTTAAAGAAGATGAGACAGCATTTGTTCTACTTTTAGTGAAACCCAATTTTCGTGTTTTAGGTAAAAAAGTAGGTAAACTAATGAGCGCTGTTAAGACAGCCTTAGAAAATCTTTCTCAAAAAAAGCTTAATCGATTGCTGAAAGAGAATCAATATGAGTTAGTCATTGAAAACGAAACCATTCTTTTAAGTTCTGAGGACATCACAATAGAGCGCCAAGTAAAAGAAGGATTAGTGGCTTCTGCAACAGGCTCAGTGATTGTTGCTATTGATATTGTTTTAGACGAAGAATTATTAATAGAGGCATTAGCAAGGGAATTGGTTAATAAGATTAATACTATGCGCCGAGATTTGAGTTTTGCAGTAAGCGATCGAATTGAAATTTGTCTTAATACCACAGAAAAAGTTAAGAGGGCTTTATCCATTCATCAAAATTACGTAATGACACAAGTATTAGGTGTAAAACTGGAGTATAATTCTAAAGAAGAGGGGAGCGTTTGGGATTTAAACGGAGAAAAAACCTTTATTGCGATAACGCGTTGGGAATGA